Proteins encoded by one window of Vigna radiata var. radiata cultivar VC1973A chromosome 5, Vradiata_ver6, whole genome shotgun sequence:
- the LOC106761270 gene encoding uncharacterized protein LOC106761270 — protein sequence MNDIQVWNNAAFDDHGGDAFFPMKTSWSSSECTKENLSPTALNSSPKPKKNTKTKAFALSSDDNRNIDDEIEAIEREITRLTTRLDALRLEKAKRGKRVVGRAVPAKFMEPRPNAAVLRKLEETPKTKVKSTNNNHNAWRRGMSMGPAEIAATPATTQSRRKSCFWKLPEIDEESRAKTVGRVKKKEESSVVQGQIQARKMFEREKVKSVCESNKKTVKQGRMVASRYNGGGDVRKRSLPEGGSEIRVKKRWEIPKNGEEEEAVSSMVAGEVMVLPKIKTVKCVNESPRDSGAAKRVAELVGKKPYFCTDENDVCQVLNFVEEEEEGG from the coding sequence ATGAACGACATTCAAGTGTGGAACAACGCCGCCTTCGACGACCACGGCGGCGACGCCTTCTTCCCGATGAAGACTTCTTGGTCTTCCTCCGAGTGCACCAAAGAAAACCTGAGTCCTACCGCACTGAATTCCTCCCCGAAACCCAAGAAGAACACCAAGACCAAGGCTTTCGCTCTCTCTTCCGATGACAACCGAAACATCGACGACGAAATCGAAGCAATCGAGCGCGAGATCACGCGCCTCACCACTCGCCTCGACGCTCTGCGTCTCGAGAAGGCCAAGCGCGGAAAGCGCGTGGTGGGCAGAGCCGTTCCCGCGAAGTTCATGGAGCCGCGCCCGAACGCCGCCGTTTTGAGAAAACTCGAAGAAACGCCGAAGACTAAGGTAAAGAGCACTAATAATAATCACAACGCGTGGCGGCGAGGGATGAGTATGGGGCCGGCGGAGATAGCGGCGACGCCGGCCACCACGCAGAGTCGCCGGAAATCGTGTTTCTGGAAGCTTCCGGAGATCGACGAAGAATCGAGGGCGAAGACCGTTGGtagagtgaagaagaaagaggaaagTTCGGTGGTTCAGGGTCAGATTCAGGCGAGGAAGATGTTTGAGAGGGAGAAGGTGAAATCGGTGTGTGAGAGTAACAAGAAGACGGTGAAGCAGGGTAGGATGGTGGCGAGTAGGTATAATGGCGGTGGTGATGTGAGGAAGAGGTCGTTGCCAGAGGGAGGGAGTGAGATTAGGGTTAAGAAGAGGTGGGAGATTCCCAAGAacggggaagaagaagaagctgtTTCGTCAATGGTGGCGGGTGAAGTGATGGTGCTTCCGAAGATTAAGACTGTTAAGTGTGTTAATGAAAGTCCCAGAGACTCTGGTGCTGCGAAGAGAGTTGCTGAATTGGTTGGAAAGAAGCCTTATTTTTGCACTGACGAGAATGATGTCTGCCAAGTTCTAAATtttgtagaagaagaagaagaagggggCTGA
- the LOC106761040 gene encoding pentatricopeptide repeat-containing protein At1g80270, mitochondrial isoform X1 → MSIFRQCLFSIKRQGHSVEVSGLLLCGIKHDTERYLSRKNVCGCYPALSGAKNDFLREESYHTSPVIGKFFMGSRHLSSLVNEKSWYENVLNETVLELEKSLSAMASGDINLEEEVQQQFELKPRRLDDPMSEYADDLFLGCREPLKRKTSLELLRTVMNSPAPSLPGILKRFAEAVEDLSHLEAPKIVFILWKHHMYYKALKILEWLETKKQFEHSENAYASRLDLIAKVQGVDVAEKYMKNDVPDSFKGELLYRTLLVNFVRSSNMEKSLAVYEKMRSLGLPITIYTLNQMIILYKKYDRRKILGIFSFMKNKNLTPSHLTYRILIATKGETGDIIGMEQLVDDMKSHGLQPDIHLLTDLARFYISEGCKDKAISILKEIERVNSHEYIRAHNKLFSLYASLDMTSDVSRIWNHCKSDPTMMECEAAIGAWGKLGEVEEAEAVFEMAMQKFKGPQSRLFSELLRVYALNDQISKGKDFIERMRHSRFWSGPLLWDGLVRFYVKAGDVEKAASILSKAVERQCGRAVKPLFRSYMVVMEQYANCGDVYNTEKLFHKMRQCGYTGRPRPFQILIQAYLKAKIPVYGIRERMKAENVFPSKEFSMQLTEIDALK, encoded by the exons GAGACAGGGGCATTCTGTGGAGGTTTCAGGATTATTGTTATGTGGGATAAAACATGACACTGAGAGGTATCTCAGTCGTAAGAACGTTTGTGGCTGTTATCCTGCATTGTCAGGtgcaaaaaatgattttttaagagAGGAAAGTTACCATACTTCACCCGTTATTGGAAAGTTCTTTATGGGTAGTCGCCATTTGTCTTCTTTGGTTAATGAGAAAAGTTGGTATGAGAATGTTTTGAATGAAACAGTTTTGGAACTTGAGAAATCCCTTTCAGCTATGGCCAGTGGGGACATTAATTTGGAGGAAGAAGTTCAGCAACAATTTGAGCTAAAACCTAGACGTTTGGATGATCCTATGTCGGAATATGCAGATGACCTGTTCCTTGGCTGTCGTGAGCCTTTGAAGAGGAAGACTTCTTTGGAGTTGTTAAGAACCGTTATGAACAGTCCAGCCCCCTCCCTTCCTGGTATTCTGAAAAGATTTGCTGAAGCAGTGGAGGATTTGAGCCATTTAGAGGCTCCAAAGATTGTATTTATTCTCTGGAAGCATCATATGTATTACAAGGCTTTGAAG ATTTTGGAATGGTTGGAGACCAAGAAACAATTTGAGCATAGTGAAAATGCCTATGCCTCTCGTCTCGATTTAATAGCCAAGGTCCAGGGAGTTGATGTGGCAGAGAAATACATGAAGAATGATGTGCCAGACTCTTTCAAAGGTGAATTACTGTACAGAACTCTTCTAGTAAACTTTGTCCGCTCTAGCAACATGGAAAAATCACTGGCAGTTTATGAAAAAATGAGAAGTTTAGGTTTGCCAATTACTATCTACACTTTGAATCAGATGATCATTTTGTACAAGAAGTATGACAGAAGAAAGATACTCGGCATATTTTCCTTTATGaagaacaaaaatttaactCCATCTCATCTTACATACAGGATTCTGATAGCCACCAAGGGTGAAACTGGGGACATAATAGGGATGGAGCAATTAGTTGACGATATGAAATCTCATGGTTTGCAACCTGATATTCATTTGCTGACAGACTTGGCCAGATTCTATATTTCTGAGGGATGTAAAGATAAAGCCATCTCTATACTGAAAGAAATAGAACGAGTAAACTCACATGAATATATTAGAGCACATAATAAACTGTTCTCTCTCTACGCCTCTCTTGACATGACTAGTGATGTAAGCAGAATATGGAACCATTGCAAGTCAGACCCCACAATGATGGAGTGTGAAGCAGCAATAGGAGCATGGGGCAAACTGGGCGAAGTTGAGGAAGCGGAAGCAGTATTTGAAATGGCGATGCAAAAATTTAAGGGCCCACAATCCAGGCTCTTTTCTGAACTTCTAAGAGTTTATGCTCTGAATGACCAAATATCGAAAGGTAAGGACTTTATCGAGCGAATGAGGCATTCTAGATTTTGGTCTGGTCCACTGCTTTGGGATGGACTTGTGAGATTCTATGTTAAAGCTGGTGATGTGGAGAAGGCAGCTTCGATTTTAAGTAAGGCTGTCGAAAGGCAATGTGGGCGTGCAGTGAAGCCATTATTCAGATCTTACATGGTTGTGATGGAACAGTATGCAAATTGTGGAGATGTATATAATACTGAGAAATTGTTCCATAAAATGAGGCAGTGTGGATACACTGGTCGTCCTAGGCCATTTCAGATTCTGATTCAGGCTTATTTGAAGGCCAAAATCCCTGTTTATGGGATCAGAGAAAGAATGAAGGCTGAAAATGTTTTCCCGAGTAAAGAATTTAGCATGCAGTTGACAGAAATTGATGCACTGAAGTGA
- the LOC106761040 gene encoding pentatricopeptide repeat-containing protein At1g80270, mitochondrial isoform X2, which yields MGSRHLSSLVNEKSWYENVLNETVLELEKSLSAMASGDINLEEEVQQQFELKPRRLDDPMSEYADDLFLGCREPLKRKTSLELLRTVMNSPAPSLPGILKRFAEAVEDLSHLEAPKIVFILWKHHMYYKALKILEWLETKKQFEHSENAYASRLDLIAKVQGVDVAEKYMKNDVPDSFKGELLYRTLLVNFVRSSNMEKSLAVYEKMRSLGLPITIYTLNQMIILYKKYDRRKILGIFSFMKNKNLTPSHLTYRILIATKGETGDIIGMEQLVDDMKSHGLQPDIHLLTDLARFYISEGCKDKAISILKEIERVNSHEYIRAHNKLFSLYASLDMTSDVSRIWNHCKSDPTMMECEAAIGAWGKLGEVEEAEAVFEMAMQKFKGPQSRLFSELLRVYALNDQISKGKDFIERMRHSRFWSGPLLWDGLVRFYVKAGDVEKAASILSKAVERQCGRAVKPLFRSYMVVMEQYANCGDVYNTEKLFHKMRQCGYTGRPRPFQILIQAYLKAKIPVYGIRERMKAENVFPSKEFSMQLTEIDALK from the exons ATGGGTAGTCGCCATTTGTCTTCTTTGGTTAATGAGAAAAGTTGGTATGAGAATGTTTTGAATGAAACAGTTTTGGAACTTGAGAAATCCCTTTCAGCTATGGCCAGTGGGGACATTAATTTGGAGGAAGAAGTTCAGCAACAATTTGAGCTAAAACCTAGACGTTTGGATGATCCTATGTCGGAATATGCAGATGACCTGTTCCTTGGCTGTCGTGAGCCTTTGAAGAGGAAGACTTCTTTGGAGTTGTTAAGAACCGTTATGAACAGTCCAGCCCCCTCCCTTCCTGGTATTCTGAAAAGATTTGCTGAAGCAGTGGAGGATTTGAGCCATTTAGAGGCTCCAAAGATTGTATTTATTCTCTGGAAGCATCATATGTATTACAAGGCTTTGAAG ATTTTGGAATGGTTGGAGACCAAGAAACAATTTGAGCATAGTGAAAATGCCTATGCCTCTCGTCTCGATTTAATAGCCAAGGTCCAGGGAGTTGATGTGGCAGAGAAATACATGAAGAATGATGTGCCAGACTCTTTCAAAGGTGAATTACTGTACAGAACTCTTCTAGTAAACTTTGTCCGCTCTAGCAACATGGAAAAATCACTGGCAGTTTATGAAAAAATGAGAAGTTTAGGTTTGCCAATTACTATCTACACTTTGAATCAGATGATCATTTTGTACAAGAAGTATGACAGAAGAAAGATACTCGGCATATTTTCCTTTATGaagaacaaaaatttaactCCATCTCATCTTACATACAGGATTCTGATAGCCACCAAGGGTGAAACTGGGGACATAATAGGGATGGAGCAATTAGTTGACGATATGAAATCTCATGGTTTGCAACCTGATATTCATTTGCTGACAGACTTGGCCAGATTCTATATTTCTGAGGGATGTAAAGATAAAGCCATCTCTATACTGAAAGAAATAGAACGAGTAAACTCACATGAATATATTAGAGCACATAATAAACTGTTCTCTCTCTACGCCTCTCTTGACATGACTAGTGATGTAAGCAGAATATGGAACCATTGCAAGTCAGACCCCACAATGATGGAGTGTGAAGCAGCAATAGGAGCATGGGGCAAACTGGGCGAAGTTGAGGAAGCGGAAGCAGTATTTGAAATGGCGATGCAAAAATTTAAGGGCCCACAATCCAGGCTCTTTTCTGAACTTCTAAGAGTTTATGCTCTGAATGACCAAATATCGAAAGGTAAGGACTTTATCGAGCGAATGAGGCATTCTAGATTTTGGTCTGGTCCACTGCTTTGGGATGGACTTGTGAGATTCTATGTTAAAGCTGGTGATGTGGAGAAGGCAGCTTCGATTTTAAGTAAGGCTGTCGAAAGGCAATGTGGGCGTGCAGTGAAGCCATTATTCAGATCTTACATGGTTGTGATGGAACAGTATGCAAATTGTGGAGATGTATATAATACTGAGAAATTGTTCCATAAAATGAGGCAGTGTGGATACACTGGTCGTCCTAGGCCATTTCAGATTCTGATTCAGGCTTATTTGAAGGCCAAAATCCCTGTTTATGGGATCAGAGAAAGAATGAAGGCTGAAAATGTTTTCCCGAGTAAAGAATTTAGCATGCAGTTGACAGAAATTGATGCACTGAAGTGA